GCAAGGCCAAACAGCGAATTCACCAAGATGAAAAAACTGGCCGTTGCAGCAACTGCACGCGCGTTGTTCCATCTGGTCAAATGAAGCAGGGGAGCCAGGAAGATGCCTCCCCCAATCCCCACCAAGCCTGCGATGTAGCCCAGCGGCACCGCCACCACGCCGACGTAGCGTGCGAACTGCATCGGCATTGCATCGCTTCCATCCGCAGTCGGCATCAGCATTGTTATGCCTGTAAGCACAAGGCTCGCGCCAAGAAGCAGCATGAAGGTTGCTTCATCAATCGGGGTAAGCCCCCCAAGGAACGCTGCCGGTGCTGCCAACGCAGTTAGCAACAATGCGCCGCGCCATGGTGTTACCTTGGCCCGGGCAAAACGCACGCTACTGCCGGCGACAACTACAATGTTGCAGGCAAGCGCCAGCACTGGCAGCAAACGGTAATCGAGCCCGGACAACGCCAATAATGCGGCATAGGTCGAACCACCACCAAAACCGACGGACGCATAGAGCAGTGCAGTAATGAAGAAGGCCGCGATCAGGAATGGCATGCACGCTCTCTATCCGCCCCCTCATCCCCATGCTAGCAAAAGCGATCAGGAGGGGCAGGCATTATGCAGATTAGCGACATAGATCTGGGAACAGGGCTGACCCGTGCGATGTTGCGCTCAGACGCGGATGTGATCGGCGACATAACCGCTGACGCGTTTCGAAACGACCCGTTCAACCTTTGGCTGTTCGGAAACTTTCCCGCGATCAGCGCTCTGTTTCACGCTCAGGCC
The Altererythrobacter ishigakiensis genome window above contains:
- a CDS encoding sulfite exporter TauE/SafE family protein, producing MPFLIAAFFITALLYASVGFGGGSTYAALLALSGLDYRLLPVLALACNIVVVAGSSVRFARAKVTPWRGALLLTALAAPAAFLGGLTPIDEATFMLLLGASLVLTGITMLMPTADGSDAMPMQFARYVGVVAVPLGYIAGLVGIGGGIFLAPLLHLTRWNNARAVAATASFFILVNSLFGLAGQLIKSGSGVLSGAVAGGFALLISVAIGGQIGSLLAVRVLPLRWIRWLTAALVTIVGARLLLGF